The Kitasatospora sp. NBC_00374 genome has a segment encoding these proteins:
- a CDS encoding transglycosylase domain-containing protein, which yields MSEHRRRSSNPGDGEQPPGGDGQSPYAYGSPVEGAPRYNPGGGPDQLRSEGIRRGVRETAQQPRMSRAEMRKQGQKKGGRGDQTGPSGNAGTAGKSGKPGKKRFIDYPRFGKSGFRRWVPSWKLVLSLFLIFFGSGVAAVGAAYQMTPIPKLNDLVHEQNNIYYWADGTEMTRKGTTNRQIVELANISRPAQDAVIAAENESFREDSGVDPKGIARAVYKMATGGETQGGSTITQQYVKNAYLSQDQTLTRKMKEFFITLKINGQLSKDDILTGYLNTAWYGRGATGIQAGAQAYYGVDAKDVNVCQGAMLAALLKGATVYDPSLSEGNRKNMQERWTWILGRMVATKKLTQADRDACGPEFPKPIERKAPANMNGEVYYLVDTVNKYLTNKDPNPISQQMLDKGGYSIYTTFEKDKVEQLKKAVDDVQAESLKPDKREADKFVQVGAASVRPGDGALVALYGGPGIEAGHYSNNADSTGIPVGSTFKPFVLATAMQTGVVTQTDNQGKPKRINSASKYLADDNSEIHKSDGSPAIGDDGKPYHQRNDSRNSPGYVSLKTAMQYSYNVPFVQLGQDVSGKAVEELVLKLGLRKESLNPSSTLTYPLGTSRPSSIRMASAYSVFAARGQQTDPYSVTKVLKDGKELPGFTKPQAKAVLDQAVADNITDVLENVAKAGTGIKTNALGRPVAGKTGTTDAGTSAWWVGYTPQLSTAVGMWREEPGTSKLLSLNGTAGHESVHGGDFPTDIFTRYMKAALNGQPKMDFPTPEPIGEEVDSSGAPVSPSPSASASDSPTAAAPTEPQPGPTATASATASPSPSAPDPGPSCLLGPLCPSSSPTRPSGKPSNSKSPSPSASSSGSQVPVP from the coding sequence ATGAGCGAACACCGGCGGAGGTCGTCCAACCCGGGCGACGGGGAGCAGCCCCCTGGCGGGGACGGCCAGAGTCCGTACGCCTACGGCAGCCCGGTGGAGGGCGCGCCCCGCTACAACCCGGGCGGCGGCCCCGACCAGCTGCGCTCCGAGGGGATCCGTCGTGGTGTCCGGGAGACCGCTCAGCAGCCCCGGATGAGCCGGGCGGAGATGCGCAAGCAGGGCCAGAAGAAGGGCGGCCGCGGCGACCAGACCGGCCCCTCCGGCAATGCCGGGACCGCCGGGAAGTCCGGCAAGCCCGGGAAGAAGCGATTCATCGACTACCCGAGATTCGGCAAGTCCGGATTCCGTCGGTGGGTGCCGTCCTGGAAGCTGGTGCTCAGCCTCTTCCTGATCTTCTTCGGCAGCGGCGTGGCGGCGGTCGGGGCGGCGTACCAGATGACGCCGATCCCCAAGCTGAACGACCTGGTGCACGAGCAGAACAACATCTACTACTGGGCCGACGGCACGGAGATGACCCGCAAGGGCACCACCAACCGTCAGATCGTCGAGCTGGCGAACATAAGCCGGCCCGCCCAGGACGCGGTGATCGCGGCCGAGAACGAGTCCTTCCGCGAGGACAGTGGCGTGGACCCCAAGGGCATCGCCCGTGCCGTCTACAAGATGGCCACCGGTGGTGAGACCCAGGGCGGCTCGACGATCACTCAGCAGTACGTGAAGAACGCCTACCTGAGCCAGGACCAGACCCTCACCCGCAAGATGAAGGAATTCTTCATCACGCTGAAGATCAACGGTCAGCTGTCCAAGGACGACATCCTCACCGGTTACCTGAACACCGCCTGGTACGGACGCGGTGCGACCGGCATCCAGGCCGGGGCCCAGGCCTACTACGGCGTGGACGCCAAGGACGTGAACGTCTGTCAGGGCGCGATGCTGGCCGCACTGCTCAAGGGCGCGACGGTCTACGACCCGTCCCTGAGCGAGGGCAACCGCAAGAACATGCAGGAGCGCTGGACCTGGATCCTGGGCCGCATGGTGGCCACCAAGAAGCTCACCCAGGCCGACCGCGACGCCTGCGGCCCGGAGTTCCCCAAGCCGATCGAGCGCAAGGCCCCGGCGAACATGAACGGCGAGGTCTACTACCTCGTCGACACCGTCAACAAGTACCTGACCAACAAGGACCCGAACCCGATCTCCCAGCAGATGCTGGACAAGGGCGGCTACTCGATCTACACCACCTTCGAGAAGGACAAGGTGGAGCAGCTCAAGAAGGCCGTCGACGACGTGCAGGCCGAGTCGCTGAAGCCGGACAAGCGTGAGGCGGACAAGTTCGTCCAGGTCGGTGCCGCCTCGGTGCGGCCGGGCGACGGCGCGCTCGTGGCCCTCTACGGCGGCCCCGGGATCGAGGCCGGGCACTACTCCAACAACGCGGACAGCACCGGTATCCCGGTCGGCTCGACCTTCAAGCCGTTCGTGCTGGCCACCGCGATGCAGACCGGTGTGGTGACCCAGACCGACAACCAGGGCAAGCCCAAGCGGATCAACTCCGCGTCGAAGTACCTGGCCGACGACAACTCCGAGATCCACAAGTCGGACGGCTCGCCGGCCATCGGCGACGACGGCAAGCCCTATCACCAGCGCAACGACAGCCGGAACAGCCCGGGCTACGTCTCGCTGAAGACGGCGATGCAGTACTCGTACAACGTGCCGTTCGTCCAGCTCGGCCAGGACGTCAGCGGCAAGGCCGTCGAGGAGCTGGTGCTCAAGCTCGGCCTGCGCAAGGAGAGCCTGAACCCGTCCTCCACCCTCACCTACCCGCTGGGCACCTCGAGGCCGAGCTCGATCCGGATGGCCTCGGCCTACTCGGTGTTCGCCGCGCGCGGCCAGCAGACCGATCCGTACTCGGTGACCAAGGTGCTCAAGGACGGCAAGGAGCTGCCGGGCTTCACCAAGCCGCAGGCCAAGGCGGTGCTGGACCAGGCGGTCGCCGACAACATCACCGACGTGCTGGAGAACGTGGCGAAGGCCGGTACCGGTATCAAGACCAACGCGCTCGGGCGGCCGGTTGCGGGCAAGACCGGTACCACCGACGCCGGTACCTCGGCCTGGTGGGTGGGGTACACCCCGCAGCTGTCCACCGCGGTCGGCATGTGGCGCGAGGAGCCGGGCACGTCCAAGCTGCTCTCGCTGAACGGCACCGCCGGCCACGAGTCCGTGCACGGTGGTGACTTCCCGACCGACATCTTCACCCGGTACATGAAGGCGGCCCTCAACGGCCAGCCCAAGATGGACTTCCCGACCCCCGAGCCGATCGGTGAGGAGGTCGACTCCTCGGGCGCACCGGTCTCGCCGTCCCCGTCGGCCTCGGCCAGTGACAGCCCGACCGCCGCGGCGCCGACCGAGCCCCAGCCCGGTCCGACCGCGACGGCCTCGGCCACCGCCTCGCCGAGCCCCAGCGCGCCGGACCCCGGCCCGTCCTGCCTGCTCGGGCCGCTGTGCCCGTCGTCCAGCCCGACCAGGCCCTCCGGCAAGCCGTCCAACAGCAAGTCGCCCTCGCCCTCGGCGAGCAGTTCGGGGAGCCAGGTGCCCGTTCCCTGA
- a CDS encoding PadR family transcriptional regulator, whose protein sequence is MSRRSGVLEFAVLGLLHDAPMHGYELRKRLNVLLGSFRAFSYGTLYPCLKSLVAQGFLVEDNPDTEYVPATALNGKRSKIVYRLSPEGKERFEELLAESGPDAWEDEHFGVHFAFFGRTDKAVRMRVLEGRRSRLEERLERMRSSIARTRERFDDYTLELQRHGLESVEREVRWLNELIETERANRNVRGGPQPGPPQTSDGRGQEAGSLDPPRPPHDRPGRS, encoded by the coding sequence GTGAGCAGGCGCTCCGGAGTGCTGGAATTCGCCGTCCTCGGCCTGCTCCACGACGCCCCGATGCACGGCTACGAGCTGCGCAAGCGGCTCAACGTCCTGCTCGGATCGTTCCGCGCCTTCTCCTACGGCACGCTCTACCCCTGCCTGAAGAGCCTGGTGGCCCAGGGCTTCCTGGTCGAGGACAACCCGGACACCGAGTACGTCCCCGCCACCGCGCTCAACGGCAAGCGGTCGAAGATCGTCTACCGGCTCTCCCCCGAGGGCAAGGAGCGCTTCGAGGAGTTGCTCGCCGAGTCCGGCCCGGACGCCTGGGAGGACGAGCACTTCGGTGTGCACTTCGCCTTCTTCGGCCGGACGGACAAGGCCGTACGGATGCGCGTGCTGGAAGGCCGCCGCAGCCGGCTGGAGGAGCGGCTGGAGCGGATGCGCAGCTCGATCGCCCGCACCCGCGAGCGGTTCGACGACTACACGCTGGAACTCCAGCGGCACGGTCTCGAATCGGTGGAGCGCGAGGTCCGGTGGCTGAACGAGCTGATCGAGACCGAGCGGGCCAACCGCAACGTCCGCGGCGGCCCCCAGCCCGGCCCACCACAGACTTCGGACGGCCGTGGCCAGGAGGCCGGGTCTCTCGACCCGCCGAGGCCACCGCACGACCGCCCGGGGCGTTCCTGA
- a CDS encoding inositol-3-phosphate synthase: MGSVRVAIVGVGNCAASLVQGVEYYKDADPAGKVPGLMHVQFGDYHVSDVEFVAAFDVDAKKVGFDLADAIGNSENNTIKICDVPPSGVTVQRGHTFDGLGKYYRETIEESDEAPVDVVQVLKDRQVDVLVCYLPVGSEDAAKFYAQCAIDAKVAFVNALPVFIAGTKEWADKFTEAGVPIVGDDIKSQVGATITHRVMAKLFEDRGVVLERTMQLNVGGNMDFKNMLERERLESKKISKTQAVTSQIRDRDMGAKNVHIGPSDYVAWLDDRKWAYVRLEGRAFGDVPLNLEYKLEVWDSPNSAGVIIDAVRAAKIAKDRGIGGPILSASSYFMKSPPVQYFDDEARENVEKFIKGEVER; encoded by the coding sequence ATGGGTTCGGTTCGCGTAGCCATCGTCGGCGTGGGCAACTGCGCCGCCTCGCTGGTGCAGGGTGTCGAGTACTACAAGGACGCCGACCCGGCCGGCAAGGTCCCCGGGCTGATGCACGTGCAGTTCGGCGACTACCACGTCAGTGACGTCGAGTTCGTCGCCGCGTTCGACGTCGACGCCAAGAAGGTCGGCTTCGACCTGGCCGACGCCATCGGCAACAGCGAGAACAACACCATCAAGATCTGCGACGTGCCGCCGAGCGGCGTCACCGTCCAGCGCGGCCACACCTTCGACGGCCTGGGCAAGTACTACCGCGAGACCATCGAGGAGTCCGACGAGGCCCCGGTCGACGTCGTCCAGGTCCTCAAGGACCGCCAGGTCGACGTCCTCGTCTGCTACCTGCCGGTGGGCTCCGAGGACGCCGCCAAGTTCTACGCCCAGTGCGCCATCGACGCCAAGGTCGCCTTCGTGAACGCCCTCCCGGTGTTCATCGCCGGCACCAAGGAGTGGGCGGACAAGTTCACCGAGGCCGGCGTGCCGATCGTCGGCGACGACATCAAGTCCCAGGTGGGCGCCACCATCACGCACCGCGTGATGGCGAAGCTCTTCGAGGACCGCGGCGTCGTCCTCGAGCGCACCATGCAGCTGAACGTCGGCGGCAACATGGACTTCAAGAACATGCTCGAGCGCGAGCGCCTGGAGTCCAAGAAGATCTCCAAGACGCAGGCCGTCACCTCGCAGATCCGCGACCGTGACATGGGCGCCAAGAACGTCCACATCGGCCCGTCGGACTACGTCGCGTGGCTCGACGACCGCAAGTGGGCGTACGTCCGCCTCGAGGGTCGCGCCTTCGGCGACGTCCCGCTGAACCTCGAGTACAAGCTCGAGGTCTGGGACTCCCCGAACTCGGCCGGTGTCATCATCGACGCCGTCCGCGCCGCGAAGATCGCCAAGGACCGCGGCATCGGCGGCCCGATCCTGTCGGCCTCCTCGTACTTCATGAAGTCCCCGCCGGTCCAGTACTTCGACGACGAGGCCCGCGAGAACGTCGAGAAGTTCATCAAGGGCGAGGTCGAGCGCTGA
- a CDS encoding MFS transporter, which produces MSITEHGHPQTSHRTPLGRLVRGRDFRRLLTVRMLSQLSDGVFQVSLAAYVIFSPERQSSPADIAAVLAVMLLPFSVVGPFAGVMLDRWRRRRVLQLGNLARFGLGLATAALLLGGAPEWLFFAAALLVTALNRFILAGLSAALPRVVESGELVTANAVSPTLGTVAAAAGGGLGFVVHQLLPPGRQADAILVTLAAVLYLAAALAALRIPPDLLGPTQHPDRPPLRQALATAGQGLLAGVRHLVHDCRPAVHALVAVTIARFCYGVLIVVVLMLSRYTFNSPQDSAAGLATLGQAVGFSAVGFFLAAVVSPWCTRRLGLSGWMTVCLASAAVFVPALGLFFSEVPAMVAALLLGVVTQGTKICADTLVQESVEDEYRGRVFAIYDVLFNISFVAAAGVTALVLPLDGRSVAVVTGVAVVYALGAGWYARAAGRTPAATTGRPDPSGNR; this is translated from the coding sequence GTGTCGATCACGGAGCACGGCCATCCGCAGACCTCGCACCGGACGCCTCTCGGCAGGCTGGTGCGCGGCCGGGACTTCCGGCGCCTGCTGACCGTGCGGATGCTCTCCCAGCTCTCCGACGGCGTCTTCCAGGTGTCGCTGGCCGCGTATGTGATCTTCTCGCCCGAGCGGCAGTCCTCGCCCGCCGACATCGCGGCCGTCCTCGCCGTGATGCTGCTGCCCTTCTCCGTGGTCGGCCCGTTCGCCGGCGTGATGCTGGACCGCTGGCGGCGGCGCCGGGTCCTCCAGCTCGGCAACCTGGCCCGGTTCGGACTCGGTCTGGCCACCGCGGCCCTGCTGCTCGGCGGGGCACCGGAGTGGCTCTTCTTCGCTGCCGCGCTGCTGGTGACCGCGCTCAACCGGTTCATCCTGGCCGGCCTCTCCGCCGCCCTCCCGCGCGTCGTGGAGTCGGGCGAGCTGGTGACGGCCAACGCCGTCTCCCCCACCCTGGGCACCGTCGCCGCGGCGGCCGGCGGCGGTCTCGGCTTCGTGGTCCACCAGCTCCTCCCGCCCGGGCGCCAGGCCGACGCCATCCTGGTCACCCTGGCCGCCGTGCTCTACCTGGCCGCGGCACTGGCCGCGCTGCGGATCCCCCCGGACCTGCTCGGCCCGACGCAGCACCCCGACCGGCCGCCACTGCGACAGGCCCTCGCCACGGCCGGGCAGGGGCTGCTCGCGGGTGTCCGGCACCTGGTGCACGACTGCCGGCCGGCGGTGCACGCGCTCGTCGCCGTCACGATCGCCCGGTTCTGCTACGGGGTGCTGATCGTGGTCGTGCTGATGCTCTCCCGGTACACGTTCAACAGCCCTCAGGACAGTGCGGCCGGACTGGCCACCCTCGGGCAGGCCGTCGGGTTCTCGGCCGTCGGGTTCTTCCTCGCGGCGGTGGTGAGCCCCTGGTGCACCCGGCGGCTCGGACTGTCCGGCTGGATGACCGTCTGCCTGGCCTCGGCCGCCGTCTTCGTCCCCGCGCTCGGTCTGTTCTTCTCCGAGGTCCCGGCGATGGTGGCGGCGCTGCTGCTCGGCGTGGTCACCCAGGGCACGAAGATCTGCGCGGACACCCTGGTCCAGGAGTCGGTGGAGGACGAGTACCGGGGCCGGGTGTTCGCCATCTACGACGTCCTGTTCAACATCTCCTTCGTGGCCGCGGCCGGCGTGACCGCCCTGGTGCTGCCGCTGGACGGCCGCTCGGTCGCCGTGGTGACGGGCGTCGCCGTGGTCTACGCGCTCGGCGCCGGATGGTACGCCAGGGCCGCCGGACGCACGCCGGCCGCCACGACCGGGCGGCCGGACCCCTCCGGGAATCGCTAA
- a CDS encoding restriction endonuclease has protein sequence MSVDAVLLESPTMRSTVAGRVEVLDRVKALRLLPDSVHVTTEGVAAYFGVPETVIKAVVFDHRAELVANDYRVVTGRELGCFKELCGIQSRARSLALFTRRTVLNVAMLLRDSETARQVRCYLLDAEQAGRSHEPVDRRPGPVENLARMPEGGTDAAVAGVAEQVVRAVVGTTVVPLLNALVAEVGGNSRRLDALDARVDRLERAVLGDEEWEAARRRQRLLDALDEGVPDSLEGFEF, from the coding sequence ATGTCTGTCGACGCCGTCCTGCTGGAATCCCCGACCATGCGGTCGACCGTCGCCGGCCGGGTCGAGGTGCTGGACCGGGTGAAGGCGCTGCGGTTGCTGCCCGACAGCGTCCACGTCACCACGGAGGGGGTGGCGGCCTACTTCGGGGTTCCGGAGACCGTCATCAAGGCCGTGGTGTTCGACCACCGGGCCGAACTGGTGGCCAACGACTACCGGGTCGTGACGGGGCGGGAACTGGGTTGCTTCAAGGAACTCTGTGGGATCCAGTCCCGTGCCAGGTCCCTCGCGCTGTTCACCCGGCGGACCGTGCTGAACGTCGCGATGCTCCTGCGGGACAGCGAAACCGCACGTCAGGTGCGGTGCTACCTGCTCGACGCCGAGCAGGCCGGCCGTTCCCACGAGCCTGTGGACCGCCGCCCGGGGCCTGTGGAAAACCTTGCCCGGATGCCCGAGGGCGGCACGGACGCCGCCGTCGCCGGGGTGGCCGAGCAGGTCGTCCGTGCGGTGGTGGGAACGACCGTCGTCCCGTTGCTCAACGCCCTGGTGGCCGAGGTCGGCGGGAACAGCCGCCGGCTGGACGCGCTCGACGCCCGGGTCGACCGGCTGGAGCGGGCCGTGCTGGGCGACGAGGAGTGGGAGGCCGCCCGGCGGCGGCAGCGCCTGCTCGACGCCCTGGACGAGGGGGTGCCGGACAGTCTGGAGGGCTTCGAGTTCTGA
- a CDS encoding CCA tRNA nucleotidyltransferase yields the protein MPGLSEAQTRGLQELLRVSPVADEIAGRFQAAGFRLALVGGSVRDALLGRLGNDLDFTTDARPQQVLKLVKGWADAVWDVGIAFGTVGARKDTPDGSFLIEITTYRSEAYDRTSRKPEVTYGDTIGQDLVRRDFTVNAMAVDLPGRGFVDPHHGLDDLEARVLRTPATPEESFSDDPLRMMRAARFAAQLDFELAPEVLTAMTAMAERITIVSAERVQAELNKLLLAAHPVKGLRLLVDTGLADHVLPELPALRLERDEHHRHKDVYEHSLTVLEQAIALEKDGPDLVLRLAALLHDIGKPRTRRFESDGRVSFHHHEVVGAKMTRKRMRDLKYSKELVEEVSRLVELHLRFHGYGGGEWTDSAVRRYVTDAGPLLERLHKLTRSDCTTRNRKKAAALARTYDSLEERIAQLQEQEELDSIRPALDGNQIMELLDLRPGPQVGKAYKHLLELRLEHGPMDHETAVAALREWWAAEQQ from the coding sequence CTGCCGGGGCTGAGCGAGGCGCAGACCCGCGGCCTGCAGGAGCTGCTGCGGGTCTCCCCGGTCGCCGACGAGATCGCCGGCCGCTTCCAGGCCGCCGGTTTCCGGCTCGCGCTGGTCGGGGGCTCGGTACGGGACGCCCTGCTCGGCCGCCTCGGCAACGACCTCGACTTCACCACCGACGCCCGCCCGCAGCAGGTCCTCAAGCTGGTCAAGGGCTGGGCCGACGCGGTCTGGGACGTCGGCATCGCCTTCGGCACCGTCGGCGCCCGCAAGGACACCCCGGACGGCAGCTTCCTGATCGAGATCACCACCTACCGCAGCGAGGCGTACGACCGCACCTCCCGCAAGCCGGAGGTGACCTACGGCGACACCATCGGGCAGGACCTGGTCCGCCGCGACTTCACCGTCAACGCGATGGCCGTCGACCTGCCCGGCCGCGGCTTCGTCGATCCGCACCACGGCCTCGACGACCTGGAGGCCCGGGTCCTGCGCACCCCCGCCACCCCCGAGGAGTCCTTCTCCGACGACCCGCTGCGGATGATGCGGGCCGCCCGGTTCGCCGCCCAGCTGGACTTCGAGCTCGCGCCCGAGGTGCTCACGGCGATGACCGCGATGGCCGAGCGGATCACCATCGTCTCCGCCGAGCGGGTCCAGGCCGAGCTCAACAAGCTGCTGCTCGCCGCGCACCCGGTCAAGGGGCTGCGCCTGCTGGTCGACACCGGCCTGGCCGACCACGTGCTGCCCGAGCTGCCCGCCCTGCGCCTGGAGCGCGACGAGCACCACCGGCACAAGGACGTCTACGAGCACTCCCTGACCGTCCTGGAGCAGGCCATCGCGCTGGAGAAGGACGGCCCGGACCTGGTGCTGCGGCTGGCCGCGCTGCTGCACGACATCGGCAAGCCGCGGACCCGGCGGTTCGAGTCCGACGGCCGGGTGTCCTTCCACCACCACGAGGTGGTCGGCGCCAAGATGACCCGCAAGCGGATGCGCGACCTCAAGTACTCGAAGGAGCTCGTGGAGGAGGTCTCCCGGCTGGTCGAGCTGCACCTGCGCTTCCACGGCTACGGCGGTGGCGAGTGGACCGACTCCGCGGTCCGCCGCTACGTCACCGACGCGGGTCCGCTGCTGGAGCGCCTGCACAAGCTGACCCGCTCCGACTGCACCACCCGCAACCGCAAGAAGGCGGCCGCGCTGGCTCGGACGTACGACTCGTTGGAGGAGCGGATCGCCCAGCTGCAGGAGCAGGAGGAGCTGGACTCCATCCGGCCCGCGCTGGACGGCAACCAGATCATGGAGCTGCTCGACCTGAGGCCGGGGCCGCAGGTCGGCAAGGCATACAAGCACCTGCTGGAGCTGCGGCTCGAGCACGGCCCGATGGACCACGAGACGGCTGTGGCCGCCCTCCGGGAGTGGTGGGCGGCCGAGCAGCAGTGA
- a CDS encoding DUF6049 family protein: MDERSVGSVPAGVRRTARARRTARRLGGLLAAGAVLLCTAALPAAAAPAAPAAADYPATMTIGTVTPATAGENGTVTITGKVVNAGRDPFKSAHVGVRAPLSGKKPLGTRSEVATVADRSTPTGTDGTDVPNLQIQLGDIGPGQSHDFSIPVTTADLELAKPGVYELAVDVWGTAGGGHERVLGIARTFLPYSVEATPKQTQVSVVWPITHAPELVAQTMPDNDQTPVLRDESLATELAPGGRLHQLVTTGATLPNLTWAVDPDLLDTVYAMTRPYRVQKPNTTGESARDDNTVPGVGKDAATAWLALLRTAVATAGHEVVSLPYADPDLASIAHNGAGLPGVETALRKAATAGRLTTEGRLSVDVKSDVAWPYQGWLDQRTAATARMVGGRLVLVDGASIPESDSLAYTPGAARPIGEGQTAVVADPTVSALFQSDLKTAEAKTAAVQRFLVETLLITRQMPEQQRGLLVLPPRNLTADTAEALATAVQKAQQGGWIAPAALHTVAAAPADPEAGTTVPDGYPQALAASELSSAELGKTTSVQAGLDKLMLILTQPQRVRGPFSAAMVRSMSTEWREQSKPGTSYRQGVQKYLDNLTAAVRVPKKSEITLPGDNATLLISVKNDLNQAVGNLELRLVSTQVNRVNVGPAEPVVLDGTTSRTFRFPAEAQVNGSVQMTAQLWTTGPNAQRYGEPVTFMVEVTSVASGVLYVIGGGVVLMVLAGIRFYLQRKKHAAAGDADGESGDDGESGDGADADAADGSAEHGGGEAPDADPASALDDADRVAGDEKVGH, encoded by the coding sequence GTGGACGAGCGAAGCGTGGGGTCTGTCCCGGCCGGGGTCCGGCGGACGGCCCGCGCCCGCCGGACGGCCCGGCGGTTGGGCGGTCTCCTGGCTGCCGGTGCGGTGCTGCTGTGCACCGCCGCCCTGCCCGCCGCCGCGGCGCCGGCGGCCCCGGCCGCCGCCGACTACCCGGCGACCATGACCATCGGCACGGTCACCCCGGCGACGGCCGGCGAGAACGGCACCGTGACGATCACCGGCAAGGTGGTCAACGCCGGCCGTGACCCCTTCAAGTCCGCCCACGTCGGGGTCCGCGCTCCGCTGTCCGGCAAGAAACCGCTGGGCACCAGGAGCGAGGTCGCCACGGTCGCCGACCGCTCCACCCCCACCGGGACGGACGGCACCGACGTGCCCAACCTCCAGATCCAGCTCGGGGACATCGGCCCCGGCCAGTCGCACGACTTCAGCATCCCGGTCACCACCGCGGACCTGGAACTCGCCAAGCCCGGTGTGTACGAGCTCGCGGTGGACGTCTGGGGCACCGCCGGCGGCGGCCACGAGCGGGTACTGGGCATCGCCCGGACCTTCCTGCCCTACAGCGTCGAGGCGACCCCGAAGCAGACCCAGGTCTCGGTGGTCTGGCCGATCACGCACGCCCCGGAGCTGGTCGCCCAGACCATGCCCGACAACGACCAGACGCCGGTGCTCCGCGACGAATCCCTGGCCACCGAGCTGGCCCCGGGCGGGCGGCTGCACCAGCTGGTCACGACCGGCGCCACCCTCCCGAACCTGACCTGGGCGGTCGACCCGGACCTGCTGGACACCGTGTACGCGATGACCAGGCCCTACCGGGTGCAGAAGCCCAACACCACCGGCGAGTCGGCCCGCGACGACAACACCGTGCCGGGGGTCGGCAAGGACGCCGCCACCGCCTGGCTGGCGCTGCTGCGCACCGCGGTCGCCACCGCCGGGCACGAGGTGGTCTCGCTGCCGTACGCCGACCCCGACCTGGCCTCGATCGCGCACAACGGCGCCGGTCTGCCGGGGGTGGAGACGGCACTGCGCAAGGCCGCCACGGCCGGGCGGCTCACCACCGAGGGCCGACTGTCGGTGGACGTGAAGTCCGACGTGGCCTGGCCGTACCAGGGCTGGCTGGACCAGCGGACGGCCGCCACCGCCCGGATGGTGGGCGGCCGGCTGGTGCTGGTGGACGGGGCCTCGATCCCGGAGTCGGACTCGCTGGCCTACACGCCCGGCGCGGCCCGCCCGATCGGCGAGGGGCAGACCGCGGTGGTCGCCGACCCGACCGTGTCCGCGCTGTTCCAGTCGGACCTGAAGACGGCCGAGGCGAAGACCGCGGCCGTCCAGCGGTTCCTGGTGGAGACCCTGCTGATCACCCGGCAGATGCCGGAGCAGCAGCGCGGTCTGCTGGTGCTGCCGCCGCGCAACCTCACGGCGGACACCGCCGAGGCACTCGCCACGGCCGTGCAGAAGGCCCAGCAGGGCGGCTGGATCGCCCCGGCGGCGCTGCACACGGTGGCGGCCGCCCCGGCCGACCCGGAGGCCGGCACGACCGTCCCGGACGGCTATCCGCAGGCGCTGGCCGCCTCCGAGCTGTCCTCCGCCGAGCTCGGCAAGACCACGTCGGTGCAGGCCGGGCTGGACAAGCTGATGCTGATCCTGACCCAGCCCCAGCGGGTCCGCGGCCCGTTCAGCGCGGCCATGGTCCGCTCGATGTCGACCGAGTGGCGGGAGCAGAGCAAGCCCGGCACCTCCTACCGCCAGGGCGTCCAGAAGTACCTGGACAACCTCACCGCTGCGGTCAGGGTTCCGAAGAAGAGCGAGATCACCCTGCCGGGTGACAACGCGACGCTGCTGATCAGTGTGAAGAACGACCTCAACCAGGCGGTCGGCAACCTGGAGCTGCGCCTGGTCTCCACCCAGGTGAACCGGGTCAACGTCGGCCCGGCGGAGCCGGTGGTACTGGACGGCACGACCAGCCGGACGTTCCGCTTCCCCGCCGAGGCGCAGGTCAACGGCTCGGTCCAGATGACCGCCCAGCTGTGGACCACCGGGCCCAACGCGCAGCGCTACGGCGAGCCCGTGACCTTCATGGTCGAGGTCACCTCGGTGGCGAGCGGGGTGCTGTACGTCATCGGCGGCGGTGTGGTGCTGATGGTGCTGGCCGGGATCCGGTTCTACCTGCAGCGCAAGAAGCACGCCGCAGCGGGGGACGCCGACGGCGAGAGCGGTGACGACGGCGAGAGCGGTGACGGCGCCGACGCGGACGCCGCCGACGGTTCCGCCGAGCACGGCGGCGGCGAGGCGCCCGACGCGGACCCGGCGTCGGCCCTGGATGACGCTGATCGGGTAGCCGGTGATGAGAAGGTTGGTCACTGA